The proteins below come from a single Gimesia alba genomic window:
- a CDS encoding DUF1501 domain-containing protein has protein sequence MAMQPLNLSRRQMLKSSACGFGYLAMAGLSSEAALKTQSPLQSKAPHFAPRAKRVIFLFMHGGPSQVDTFDYKPRLAKEDGQRLPFKAAKNIEKSSQENLRLMKSPWKFKQRGESGLWISELFDNVAEHADDLCVINSMHTNGQSHGQAVMKLHTGSDSLVRPSVGSWMVYGLGTENNNLPGFISICPSRGHGGVRNFGSAFLPAVYQGTAIGDADTAAREAQIRFLANNASSESQQRKQLGLLQAMNERHLKQVKVDQEIEGVINSYELAFRMQSEVPTLMDLTAETKETHELYGINDKTTEDFGRQCLMARRFAEAGVRYIEVALGNNRWDQHSGLKSGHERNSRMVDKPIAGLLADLKQRGLLEDTLVVWGGEFGRTPIAQGTNGRDHNPQGYSMWLAGAGVKRGHVHGATDEYGYYATRDKVHIHDLHATLLHLMGMDHKRLTYRYAGRDFRLTDIYGEVVHEILTS, from the coding sequence ATGGCTATGCAACCACTCAATTTATCTCGTCGGCAAATGTTGAAATCATCGGCTTGCGGATTTGGTTATCTGGCGATGGCGGGCTTAAGCTCTGAAGCGGCTTTGAAAACTCAGTCACCGTTACAGTCCAAAGCGCCGCACTTCGCGCCTCGCGCCAAACGTGTGATTTTCCTGTTCATGCATGGCGGACCGAGCCAGGTGGATACGTTTGACTATAAGCCACGTTTGGCGAAAGAGGACGGGCAGCGACTGCCGTTCAAAGCGGCGAAGAACATCGAGAAATCGTCGCAGGAAAATTTGCGTCTGATGAAATCTCCCTGGAAGTTCAAGCAGCGGGGCGAGAGCGGGCTTTGGATTTCCGAGTTGTTTGATAACGTGGCCGAACATGCGGATGATTTGTGTGTGATTAACTCGATGCACACCAACGGCCAGTCGCACGGTCAGGCGGTGATGAAACTGCATACGGGGTCGGACAGTCTGGTGCGGCCTTCGGTCGGTTCATGGATGGTGTATGGCTTGGGCACGGAAAATAACAACTTGCCCGGCTTCATTTCGATCTGCCCTTCACGCGGTCATGGTGGCGTGCGGAATTTTGGTAGCGCGTTTCTGCCTGCCGTCTATCAGGGAACAGCTATTGGCGATGCTGATACTGCTGCCAGGGAAGCGCAGATTCGATTCCTGGCGAACAATGCGTCTTCGGAGTCACAGCAACGAAAACAACTGGGACTGTTACAGGCGATGAATGAGCGGCATCTGAAGCAGGTCAAGGTCGACCAGGAAATTGAAGGGGTGATCAATTCGTATGAGTTGGCCTTCCGGATGCAGTCGGAAGTTCCCACGCTGATGGATCTGACGGCGGAGACCAAAGAGACGCATGAATTATATGGGATCAATGACAAGACGACGGAGGATTTTGGGCGTCAATGTCTGATGGCCCGCCGTTTTGCCGAAGCAGGCGTGCGTTATATTGAAGTGGCGCTGGGCAATAATCGCTGGGATCAACACAGCGGCTTGAAGAGCGGGCACGAACGGAATTCACGGATGGTAGATAAACCGATTGCCGGTTTGCTGGCTGACTTGAAACAACGTGGATTGCTGGAAGACACCCTGGTGGTCTGGGGCGGTGAGTTCGGACGGACGCCGATTGCTCAGGGGACCAACGGACGGGATCATAATCCGCAAGGCTATTCGATGTGGCTGGCAGGAGCGGGGGTCAAACGGGGGCACGTGCATGGTGCCACCGATGAATATGGCTATTATGCGACCCGCGATAAAGTTCACATCCACGATTTACATGCCACGCTGCTGCATCTGATGGGCATGGATCATAAGCGGCTGACGTACCGTTATGCCGGTCGGGATTTCCGACTGACGGACATTTATGGAGAAGTGGTGCACGAGATTCTCACTAGTTGA